The Corynebacterium renale genome includes a region encoding these proteins:
- a CDS encoding HtaA domain-containing protein has product MPALAQPRRHMRRAALAVVTTFALLPTTIAHADATTGALEWGLRPSFNSYTGGPTIIDEGATQPVTGTFSFPLKSHTYDAAENRVEAQFSGRVVYKQYCPTKEPATDPNCALDLTFKDPKVVIDDDGSYLEGTVSSKQYPKGGVFAPGKPVKVATLNTDAANYTNTNGTVKWENISSTLTQEGWKMFSEFYEVGEALAPVSFHYTGEGPGAARKTGLSVGEAWTSPGTYADVTRTFAYGDYIVAVVAEQGVALLDHTAKQIALKEAPITRDNVSAFNPATGVLYFAERNTPEIKSIDVVPAAAALGEPVTVGQAPGIVQALAVHPKTGKLSALSQKDDKSAYLSTLEGTQLRDQALPTTAELFDFPLQEQYSNAYTASFRNDDIQELAPVSDGTFLFNTNADVYAEGIDSTVKGTLLRLNPDATTPAEAAAVVPGTAEKESNRYYSALRTDGTTVVRYNNLDGAGSIFQVLTYDNGTLTPKTEAKPVAGVNTVADVTIKDGTIYALDSVNGNLVAIDSDLNATTLAQVPNGQRTNKPLHQSLLPAERGYYVATQDENGGSWRGGAFLLRHIINNDYVAPKPEQPKADDKAKTPDVKKEPSQSSKDKTWNVSNILIAVFSALGLGGLIAAIAGALQFLGIR; this is encoded by the coding sequence GTGCCCGCTCTTGCCCAGCCACGTCGCCACATGCGACGCGCAGCACTTGCCGTAGTAACCACATTCGCGCTGCTCCCCACCACCATCGCGCACGCCGACGCCACCACCGGCGCCCTCGAATGGGGACTACGCCCCAGCTTCAACAGCTACACCGGCGGCCCGACCATCATCGACGAAGGCGCCACCCAACCCGTCACCGGGACATTCTCTTTCCCGCTGAAATCCCACACCTACGACGCCGCCGAGAACCGCGTCGAAGCCCAATTCAGCGGACGTGTCGTGTACAAGCAATACTGCCCCACCAAGGAACCGGCAACCGACCCAAACTGCGCTTTGGACCTCACATTCAAGGACCCGAAAGTTGTCATCGATGACGACGGCTCCTACCTCGAAGGCACCGTCTCCTCCAAGCAGTACCCCAAGGGTGGCGTCTTCGCACCGGGTAAGCCCGTCAAGGTGGCTACGCTCAACACCGACGCCGCGAACTACACCAATACCAACGGCACCGTGAAGTGGGAAAACATCTCCTCCACCCTCACCCAAGAGGGCTGGAAGATGTTCTCCGAATTCTACGAGGTCGGCGAGGCGCTAGCGCCCGTATCCTTCCACTACACCGGCGAAGGCCCAGGGGCTGCGAGGAAGACGGGACTCAGCGTCGGGGAGGCGTGGACGTCGCCAGGTACATACGCTGACGTCACCCGCACTTTCGCGTACGGGGATTACATCGTGGCAGTCGTCGCGGAACAGGGCGTGGCCTTGCTGGACCACACCGCGAAGCAGATCGCCTTGAAGGAAGCGCCGATCACCCGCGATAACGTCTCCGCCTTCAACCCGGCGACCGGCGTGCTCTACTTCGCCGAACGCAACACCCCGGAGATCAAGTCCATCGACGTCGTGCCTGCGGCCGCAGCGCTCGGCGAGCCAGTTACCGTCGGGCAAGCACCCGGCATCGTCCAGGCACTGGCAGTCCACCCGAAGACCGGCAAACTCTCCGCCCTCTCCCAGAAGGACGACAAGTCCGCCTACCTCTCCACGTTGGAAGGCACCCAGCTGCGTGACCAGGCACTGCCGACCACCGCAGAACTCTTCGACTTCCCGCTTCAGGAGCAGTACTCCAACGCCTACACCGCCTCCTTCCGCAACGATGACATCCAGGAATTAGCCCCAGTCAGCGACGGCACCTTCCTGTTCAATACCAACGCCGACGTCTACGCCGAAGGCATCGACTCCACTGTCAAAGGCACCCTGTTGCGCCTCAACCCAGACGCGACTACCCCGGCGGAAGCCGCGGCCGTGGTCCCTGGCACCGCAGAAAAGGAAAGCAACCGCTACTACAGCGCCCTGCGTACCGACGGCACTACCGTCGTCCGCTACAACAACTTGGACGGAGCCGGCTCCATCTTCCAGGTCCTGACCTACGACAACGGCACGCTGACACCAAAGACCGAGGCCAAGCCAGTCGCCGGGGTCAACACCGTCGCAGACGTGACCATCAAGGACGGCACCATCTACGCCCTGGATTCTGTGAACGGCAACCTCGTGGCCATCGACTCCGACCTCAACGCCACCACCCTGGCGCAGGTCCCCAACGGCCAGCGCACCAACAAGCCGCTACACCAGTCGCTCCTGCCAGCTGAACGCGGCTACTACGTGGCAACCCAAGACGAAAACGGGGGCTCCTGGCGCGGCGGCGCGTTCTTGCTGCGACACATCATCAACAACGACTACGTTGCGCCGAAGCCCGAGCAGCCGAAGGCGGACGACAAGGCTAAGACCCCGGATGTGAAGAAGGAGCCGTCGCAAAGCAGTAAAGACAAGACCTGGAATGTTTCCAACATCCTGATCGCAGTGTTCTCCGCGCTGGGCCTTGGCGGGCTCATCGCCGCCATTGCGGGCGCGCTGCAGTTTCTTGGGATTCGGTAA
- a CDS encoding phosphoadenylyl-sulfate reductase: protein MINFLNTATYQDPDVSPAQEPPRPLDTATAARNKQLVEQWADTLFDAPAEDILTWAHEHAPGPLAITLSMENTVLAHLGHEYLPDAKFLFLDTGYHFQETLDVADAVDTRYPGRLLTIRPVLSRAEQDATYGPSLYRSNPTACCRMRKVEPLGQALAEFAGWVTGVRRDDGPTRAKVPSISIDAAGRLKISPLVTWTLEDTDAYIAEHGLIEHSLTSQGYPSIGCATCTAPVAPGADPRSGRWAGQAKTECGLHT, encoded by the coding sequence GTGATCAACTTTCTCAATACCGCCACCTACCAGGACCCGGACGTGTCCCCCGCGCAGGAACCGCCACGGCCCCTTGACACTGCCACCGCCGCCCGCAACAAGCAGCTGGTAGAGCAGTGGGCTGACACGCTTTTCGACGCCCCCGCCGAAGACATCCTCACCTGGGCGCACGAACACGCGCCCGGACCGCTGGCCATCACCTTGTCCATGGAGAACACCGTCCTGGCACACCTGGGCCACGAATACCTCCCGGACGCGAAATTCCTGTTCCTGGACACCGGATATCACTTCCAGGAAACGCTCGACGTCGCCGACGCCGTGGACACGCGGTACCCCGGGCGCCTCCTGACCATCCGGCCGGTGCTCAGCCGCGCCGAACAAGACGCCACCTATGGACCCAGCCTCTACCGCAGCAACCCCACGGCCTGTTGCCGAATGCGCAAAGTCGAACCCTTAGGCCAGGCACTCGCCGAATTCGCCGGGTGGGTGACCGGAGTCCGCAGGGACGACGGGCCAACCAGGGCGAAGGTGCCGTCGATAAGCATCGACGCGGCCGGGCGCCTCAAGATCTCCCCCCTGGTGACCTGGACGCTGGAAGACACCGACGCCTACATCGCCGAACACGGCCTCATCGAACACTCCCTGACCAGCCAAGGGTATCCCTCCATCGGGTGCGCCACCTGCACCGCACCCGTAGCCCCCGGGGCCGACCCGCGCTCCGGACGCTGGGCAGGACAAGCCAAAACAGAATGCGGACTGCACACATGA
- the cysD gene encoding sulfate adenylyltransferase subunit CysD has translation MNSLSPHLRDLENESLHILREVAGQCDTVGLLFSGGKDSVVVYELARRAFAPAAVPFELIHVDTGHNFPEVIDFRDQLAARDGVRLHVAKVQDWIDSGALHERPDGTRNPLQTVPLVETIANRGYDAVLGGARRDEDRARAKERIFSVRDSFGGWDPRRQRPELWDLYNAGHLPGENIRVFPISNWTELDIWEYIAARGIELPPIYYAHQREVFNRDGMWLAPGQWGGPRAGEELVTKTVRYRTVGDMSCTGAVESTAATTADVIAEIATSTITERGATRADDRLSESAMEDRKKEGYF, from the coding sequence ATGAACTCACTATCCCCACACCTACGCGACCTAGAAAACGAATCCCTCCACATCCTGCGCGAAGTCGCCGGCCAATGCGACACCGTCGGCCTGCTCTTCTCCGGGGGCAAAGACTCCGTCGTGGTCTACGAACTCGCCCGCCGCGCCTTCGCACCCGCCGCGGTGCCGTTTGAGCTCATCCACGTGGACACCGGCCACAACTTCCCGGAAGTGATCGACTTCCGCGACCAGCTCGCAGCCCGCGACGGCGTGCGCCTCCACGTGGCCAAAGTACAAGACTGGATCGACTCCGGCGCACTCCACGAACGCCCCGACGGCACACGCAACCCCCTGCAAACCGTGCCGCTGGTAGAAACCATCGCCAACCGCGGCTACGACGCCGTCCTCGGCGGAGCCCGCCGCGACGAAGACCGCGCCCGCGCCAAAGAACGCATCTTCTCCGTCCGCGACTCCTTCGGCGGCTGGGACCCCCGCCGCCAACGACCCGAACTGTGGGACCTCTACAACGCAGGCCACCTACCCGGCGAAAACATCCGCGTCTTCCCCATCTCCAACTGGACGGAACTGGACATTTGGGAGTACATCGCAGCCCGGGGCATCGAACTCCCGCCCATCTACTACGCCCACCAACGCGAAGTGTTCAACCGCGACGGCATGTGGCTTGCGCCCGGGCAGTGGGGCGGGCCGCGCGCCGGGGAGGAACTGGTGACCAAGACAGTGCGGTACCGCACCGTCGGCGACATGTCGTGCACCGGGGCTGTGGAATCCACGGCCGCCACCACAGCTGACGTGATCGCCGAGATCGCGACCTCCACCATCACCGAACGCGGCGCCACCCGGGCCGATGACCGGCTCAGCGAATCCGCAATGGAAGACCGCAAGAAGGAAGGCTACTTCTGA
- a CDS encoding sulfate adenylyltransferase subunit 1 has protein sequence MTTPLTPGGDAIAAAAALAGRETLRLCTAGSVDDGKSTFVGRLLHDTKSVLADTLEQVTAASARRGFQGLDLSLLVDGLRAEREQGITIDVAYRYFSTPKRSFILADTPGHVQYTRNTVTGISTSQVVVLLVDARHGVVEQTRRHLTVAGLLGVKTVVLAVNKIDLVDYSREVFSQIEAEFTAAAREAGIAEPHAVPISALHGDNVAHPSSAMDWYTGPTVLELLETIEVNRGRADDLDFRFPIQYVIREHALDYRGYAGRVKAGAIEVGDTVDTPHGTTTVTAIDGTDGPQQEARTGDSVVLRLADDIDLTRGDLLAVRRPADATRLRAHFVGLTQQAIPPNAIVKVRYGTALVKARVQPTQPIELNDITEATVQLAQPLPVEKYQARGAVGSLLLIDASSGNTLAAGLVTIAEVQE, from the coding sequence ATGACTACCCCTCTGACCCCTGGCGGCGATGCAATCGCCGCCGCCGCCGCGTTGGCCGGCCGCGAAACCTTAAGGCTGTGCACCGCCGGGTCTGTCGACGACGGCAAGTCCACGTTCGTCGGCAGGCTGCTCCACGACACGAAGTCCGTGCTGGCGGACACGTTAGAGCAGGTCACGGCGGCTTCCGCGCGGCGTGGTTTCCAGGGCCTGGATTTGTCGCTGCTCGTCGACGGGCTGCGCGCCGAACGCGAGCAGGGCATCACGATCGATGTGGCGTACCGCTATTTCTCGACCCCGAAGCGTTCCTTTATTTTGGCCGATACCCCAGGTCACGTGCAGTATACGCGCAACACGGTTACCGGTATTTCCACCTCCCAGGTGGTGGTCTTGCTCGTTGATGCCCGCCACGGCGTGGTGGAGCAGACGCGCCGCCACCTCACGGTCGCGGGCCTGTTGGGCGTGAAGACTGTGGTGCTGGCGGTGAACAAGATTGACCTGGTTGATTACTCCAGGGAAGTGTTCTCCCAGATCGAGGCCGAGTTCACGGCGGCTGCGCGCGAGGCCGGCATCGCCGAACCGCACGCGGTGCCGATTTCAGCCCTCCACGGTGATAATGTGGCCCACCCGAGTTCGGCGATGGACTGGTACACCGGCCCCACGGTCCTGGAATTGTTGGAAACCATCGAGGTGAACCGCGGCCGCGCCGACGACCTGGATTTCCGGTTCCCCATCCAGTACGTCATCCGCGAACACGCCCTGGACTACCGCGGCTACGCGGGCCGGGTGAAAGCTGGGGCGATTGAGGTGGGCGATACCGTGGACACCCCGCACGGCACCACCACGGTCACCGCAATCGACGGCACTGATGGCCCACAGCAGGAGGCCCGCACCGGTGATTCTGTGGTGCTGCGTCTCGCGGACGACATCGACCTCACCCGCGGCGACCTGCTCGCCGTGCGCCGCCCCGCCGATGCGACGCGCCTGCGTGCGCACTTCGTGGGTCTGACGCAGCAGGCGATCCCGCCGAACGCGATCGTCAAGGTCCGCTACGGAACCGCGCTGGTCAAGGCCCGTGTGCAGCCCACTCAGCCGATCGAACTCAACGACATCACCGAGGCCACCGTCCAGCTCGCCCAGCCACTGCCGGTGGAAAAGTACCAGGCCCGGGGAGCGGTGGGCTCACTGTTGCTTATCGACGCCTCCTCCGGCAACACGCTTGCCGCCGGCCTGGTCACCATCGCGGAGGTGCAGGAATGA
- a CDS encoding sirohydrochlorin chelatase has product MTIALITLAHGSRHPGASTHAVARAAGQAAGLDADAVGAANLELARPSLSEVAADLVAAGHHRAVVVPLLFTEAYHSTWDVPAAVARAQDETGISLRIAGGLGTGPDISAVLEKQAPAGKRTVLYAVGSSHEPANAAVTGLARSLGWEVAFATRSPRLEGPAHVVPLFVTDGLLLDKARHVPGTHVAPPLGEALAQVVADRYFTEVGAWLRSSSLVLPA; this is encoded by the coding sequence ATGACGATCGCATTAATTACCTTGGCGCACGGCTCACGCCACCCCGGCGCCTCGACTCACGCTGTGGCGCGCGCGGCAGGCCAGGCGGCGGGGTTGGACGCGGATGCTGTGGGGGCGGCGAATTTGGAGTTGGCGCGGCCGTCGTTAAGCGAAGTGGCAGCCGACCTGGTTGCCGCAGGGCACCACCGGGCTGTCGTGGTGCCCCTGCTGTTTACGGAGGCCTACCACTCCACCTGGGATGTGCCCGCGGCGGTGGCGCGCGCTCAGGATGAGACCGGCATCAGCCTGCGCATCGCCGGCGGCCTGGGCACCGGCCCCGACATCTCCGCCGTCCTGGAGAAGCAGGCCCCGGCGGGTAAGCGCACCGTGTTGTACGCGGTGGGCTCCTCGCACGAGCCGGCCAACGCGGCCGTGACGGGCCTGGCGCGCAGCCTGGGCTGGGAGGTGGCGTTCGCTACCCGCAGCCCCCGCTTGGAGGGGCCCGCTCATGTGGTCCCGCTGTTTGTTACGGATGGCCTGCTCTTGGACAAAGCCCGCCACGTGCCCGGGACGCATGTTGCCCCGCCGTTGGGGGAGGCGCTCGCACAGGTCGTGGCTGACCGCTATTTTACGGAGGTGGGGGCATGGTTACGCTCTTCTTCATTAGTATTGCCGGCCTAG
- a CDS encoding sulfite exporter TauE/SafE family protein, producing the protein MVTLFFISIAGLAAQLVDGGLGMGFGVTSTTMLITLAGVTPAAASAIVHVAELGTTAVSGASHWKLGNVEWKVVARLAIPGGIGAFTGATLLSNVDASAAKPWMSAILIGIGLCLMVRFLRPRRPSGRSHSTPFLAGLGLFGGFIDASGGGGWGPVTTSTLLGLGKLEPRKVIGTVNTAECIVALAATLGFVAGLWDELLDHLPAVLALLVGGCIAAPIAAWLVSRINPAALGSFVGSLIVALNIPRLIGGQYAAVAVVAVLVIGVVLAVTSYKRSRLRIVAETSPAREPSLVSDSLV; encoded by the coding sequence ATGGTTACGCTCTTCTTCATTAGTATTGCCGGCCTAGCGGCCCAGCTTGTCGACGGTGGACTCGGCATGGGTTTCGGCGTGACGTCCACAACAATGCTCATCACGCTCGCCGGTGTGACCCCGGCGGCGGCGTCCGCGATCGTGCACGTCGCCGAACTGGGGACCACTGCGGTCTCCGGGGCCTCGCACTGGAAATTGGGCAACGTGGAATGGAAAGTGGTGGCGCGCCTAGCGATCCCCGGCGGGATCGGTGCCTTCACCGGGGCGACGCTGCTCAGCAACGTGGATGCCTCGGCCGCCAAGCCGTGGATGTCCGCCATCCTGATCGGTATCGGGCTGTGCCTGATGGTCCGATTCCTGCGGCCCCGCCGGCCGTCCGGGCGCAGCCACTCCACCCCGTTTCTGGCCGGGTTGGGGCTCTTCGGGGGCTTTATCGACGCCTCCGGTGGCGGCGGCTGGGGCCCGGTGACCACGTCCACGCTGCTGGGCCTGGGGAAGCTGGAGCCGCGCAAAGTCATCGGCACGGTGAACACGGCGGAATGCATCGTGGCGCTCGCCGCGACGCTCGGGTTCGTCGCCGGGCTGTGGGACGAACTCCTCGACCACTTACCGGCGGTACTGGCTCTGCTCGTCGGTGGCTGTATCGCCGCGCCGATAGCGGCGTGGCTGGTCAGCCGTATTAACCCGGCCGCTTTGGGGAGTTTCGTGGGGTCGCTGATCGTGGCGCTGAACATTCCGCGCCTGATCGGCGGGCAGTACGCCGCGGTAGCCGTGGTGGCGGTCCTGGTCATCGGCGTGGTCTTGGCCGTGACGTCCTATAAGCGCTCCCGGTTGCGCATCGTTGCCGAGACCAGCCCGGCACGGGAACCGTCGCTTGTCAGTGATTCCTTGGTTTAG
- the cobA gene encoding uroporphyrinogen-III C-methyltransferase has product MTKHAYLIGGGPGATDLITVRGLRALQAADVILVDHLAPDVTELLGPDSRAEVIDVSKLPYGKQVAQEKINELIVTHALAGRTVARLKGGDPYVFGRGYEELQACREAGVPCSVIPGVTSAFAVPAAAGVPVTHRGATHAVTVVSGHLPPGHPKSLVDWAALAHSGATLSVIMGVKNAPAIASALLEAGKPATTPAVVIQEGTLSGQRIFATTLAELGHTIISHEVHAPAVYVIGEVAGLTT; this is encoded by the coding sequence GTGACTAAACACGCATACCTCATCGGCGGCGGACCTGGCGCGACGGACCTCATCACCGTGCGCGGCTTGCGCGCGCTTCAGGCTGCCGACGTCATCCTGGTAGACCACTTAGCCCCCGACGTCACAGAACTCCTCGGCCCGGATTCACGGGCCGAGGTTATTGACGTCTCCAAACTGCCCTACGGCAAACAGGTGGCCCAGGAAAAGATCAACGAACTCATCGTGACGCATGCGCTCGCCGGGCGCACCGTCGCGCGGCTGAAAGGCGGCGATCCCTACGTGTTTGGGCGCGGTTACGAAGAACTGCAGGCGTGCCGGGAAGCCGGCGTGCCGTGCTCCGTCATACCGGGCGTCACCAGTGCCTTTGCGGTTCCAGCAGCAGCCGGTGTCCCCGTCACACATCGGGGCGCCACACACGCCGTGACTGTCGTATCCGGACACCTCCCCCCGGGGCATCCGAAAAGCTTGGTCGACTGGGCCGCACTGGCGCACTCTGGCGCCACGCTGTCCGTGATCATGGGCGTGAAGAACGCCCCGGCGATCGCCAGCGCGCTCCTCGAGGCCGGGAAGCCGGCCACCACCCCTGCGGTAGTGATCCAAGAGGGCACGCTATCTGGCCAGCGGATCTTTGCCACCACCCTGGCGGAGCTGGGCCATACGATCATCTCACACGAGGTGCACGCCCCGGCGGTCTACGTCATCGGGGAGGTCGCGGGCCTCACCACCTAG
- a CDS encoding NAD(P)-binding protein, with protein MTHTRIHVAVVGAGAAGLHAAQLLTTAGRGMCVDLYDKLPCPHALLQHATGAGTLRFVGNITVGRDVALAQLNRTYDAVISTVSELHSPYGHPTDILYDAFTGRLRPSAEERGLHPATFPDELKAAGLPITVWQAPSQTTAPLETLEQWTYALYQAEQVPICD; from the coding sequence ATGACGCACACCCGCATCCACGTCGCCGTCGTCGGCGCCGGCGCGGCCGGCCTACACGCAGCCCAACTACTCACCACAGCAGGTCGCGGCATGTGCGTTGACCTCTACGACAAGCTCCCCTGCCCACACGCACTCCTGCAACACGCAACCGGCGCAGGAACGCTCCGCTTCGTCGGCAATATCACCGTCGGGCGCGACGTCGCACTTGCCCAGCTCAACCGCACCTACGACGCCGTGATCAGCACCGTCAGCGAGCTGCACTCACCATACGGGCACCCCACCGACATCCTGTACGACGCCTTCACCGGCCGACTACGCCCCAGCGCCGAAGAACGCGGGCTGCACCCCGCCACCTTCCCCGACGAACTCAAAGCAGCGGGTCTTCCCATCACCGTGTGGCAAGCCCCGTCGCAGACCACCGCGCCACTGGAAACCCTCGAGCAGTGGACCTACGCCCTCTACCAAGCAGAACAGGTGCCTATCTGTGACTAA
- a CDS encoding ABC transporter substrate-binding protein, whose translation MKRTLALVATGLAAALALTGCSSSDTTANTDTTAASSANKETIAVENCGFTVEIQGPAQRVVTTEQGATETVLALGAKDQLAGVGHTKDAYWDKTAEDAKDLPVLSDKIPTAEQIRGVDADLIVSPFSLVYDADTSGTREENAKLGVGAWYTNLECQDPDANAYDTLEKDYEQLGTLLGREEEAKKLIDFQREQVSKAESTGKGQRVAYLYSVYEGAPYVAGNFPITETIGEITNTKNVFSDIEEDWPSISWEAFADKDPEIIMITDLPGRGAPGDKAEEKIAMLKENPATKNMDAVINERFIIVPGVGLSPSARAIEPLQVIGEGLKKF comes from the coding sequence ATGAAACGCACTCTCGCTCTCGTCGCGACCGGCCTGGCCGCAGCCCTAGCCCTGACCGGCTGCTCCAGCAGCGACACCACCGCAAACACCGACACCACCGCGGCAAGCTCCGCGAACAAGGAAACCATCGCGGTAGAAAACTGCGGCTTCACCGTCGAAATCCAGGGTCCAGCCCAGCGCGTGGTCACCACCGAGCAGGGAGCAACTGAAACCGTCCTCGCCCTCGGGGCGAAGGACCAGCTGGCCGGCGTTGGCCACACCAAGGACGCATACTGGGACAAGACCGCCGAAGACGCGAAGGACCTGCCGGTTCTCTCCGACAAGATCCCTACAGCAGAGCAGATCCGCGGCGTTGACGCGGACCTCATCGTCAGCCCGTTCAGCCTGGTCTACGACGCCGACACCTCCGGCACCCGCGAAGAAAACGCCAAGCTGGGCGTCGGCGCGTGGTACACCAACCTGGAATGCCAGGACCCAGACGCGAACGCCTACGACACCCTCGAGAAGGACTACGAGCAGCTAGGCACGCTCCTCGGCCGTGAAGAAGAAGCCAAGAAGCTCATCGACTTCCAGCGTGAGCAGGTTTCTAAGGCGGAATCCACCGGCAAGGGCCAGCGCGTGGCCTACCTGTACTCCGTTTACGAGGGTGCCCCGTATGTTGCGGGTAACTTCCCGATCACCGAGACGATCGGAGAAATCACCAACACCAAGAACGTATTCAGCGATATTGAAGAGGACTGGCCGTCGATTAGCTGGGAAGCGTTCGCAGACAAGGACCCAGAGATCATCATGATCACGGACCTCCCAGGTCGCGGCGCGCCAGGTGACAAGGCTGAAGAGAAGATCGCCATGCTCAAGGAAAACCCTGCGACCAAGAACATGGACGCTGTGATCAACGAGCGCTTCATCATTGTTCCGGGTGTGGGGCTGTCGCCGTCGGCACGCGCGATTGAGCCGCTGCAGGTTATCGGTGAAGGTCTGAAGAAGTTCTAA
- a CDS encoding FecCD family ABC transporter permease has protein sequence MQHTHPAEEAETRAGSDNDAPRISTWRIAVAWVVGILALIVIAVASVFMGTASLTVPEVLGTFGLGGYEAPSLLRQSILLELRIPRILMAIVVGAALAVAGACLQTVTRNALAEPYLLGISGGSSVGAVAVIVLGISGAIGVTGGAMIGGLAAFGLLMILLRGSGFQSARVVLTGVLVGQFSQAIMYMLMFAKGDADAIQSITAWLLGALGTSRWDQLALTAPVCAVAVIILWALSRYLDVLSLGDDTAESMGVPVVWTRAAVLVIVALLTASTVAAVGAIGFVGLIVPHAVRMLVGSAHRHVIPLAALVGGILLVLADAVARILFDAQELPVGVITALIGVPVFFVILRRGQRAKGRAA, from the coding sequence ATGCAGCACACACATCCTGCTGAAGAAGCAGAGACGCGTGCGGGCTCCGATAACGATGCGCCACGTATTAGTACGTGGCGCATTGCCGTGGCCTGGGTCGTAGGCATACTTGCACTGATTGTCATTGCTGTTGCGTCCGTATTTATGGGTACTGCCAGCCTGACGGTGCCGGAGGTGCTGGGAACGTTCGGGCTCGGCGGGTACGAGGCGCCGAGTCTTCTGCGCCAGTCGATTCTCCTGGAGTTGCGTATTCCGCGCATCCTCATGGCGATTGTGGTGGGCGCAGCACTCGCGGTGGCGGGTGCCTGCCTGCAGACGGTCACGCGAAACGCGCTGGCTGAACCGTACCTGCTGGGCATTTCGGGCGGTTCGTCGGTGGGTGCAGTGGCGGTCATCGTCCTGGGGATCAGTGGCGCGATTGGTGTCACCGGTGGCGCGATGATCGGCGGGCTCGCCGCTTTTGGGCTGCTCATGATCCTGCTGCGTGGCAGTGGTTTCCAGTCGGCCCGGGTGGTCCTCACTGGTGTGCTGGTGGGCCAGTTTTCCCAGGCCATCATGTATATGCTCATGTTTGCCAAGGGTGACGCGGACGCCATCCAGTCCATCACCGCGTGGTTGCTGGGTGCGCTGGGTACGTCGCGGTGGGATCAGCTGGCGTTGACGGCGCCCGTGTGTGCTGTTGCGGTCATCATTCTGTGGGCGCTGTCGCGCTACCTCGACGTCTTAAGCCTGGGCGACGACACCGCCGAGTCCATGGGCGTGCCGGTGGTGTGGACGCGCGCCGCGGTGCTGGTTATCGTCGCTTTGCTCACCGCGTCGACGGTGGCGGCTGTCGGTGCGATCGGCTTCGTCGGCCTGATCGTGCCGCATGCGGTGCGCATGCTGGTGGGGTCGGCGCATCGCCACGTGATTCCGCTGGCGGCGCTGGTGGGTGGCATTCTTTTGGTGCTTGCCGACGCCGTCGCCCGCATCCTGTTCGACGCCCAGGAACTTCCAGTCGGTGTGATCACGGCGCTGATTGGTGTGCCGGTGTTCTTCGTTATTTTGCGTCGCGGGCAGCGCGCGAAGGGGAGGGCTGCGTAA
- a CDS encoding ABC transporter ATP-binding protein translates to MATLEVRDVSVAYGDFNAVKNVSFRANPGEIVALVGPNGCGKSSLLKSIVGLGHSTGEVLIDGHASSSMSRREKVRALSYAPQMAEMDVDLTVAEIVRLGVTAGRGLFGRGKPDDDARVSHSLAHVNMTDYRNHRWSELSGGQRQRTSIARTLAQESSVVLLDEPTNHLDIEHQMQLASLLRHIASTHASAIVVVLHDLGLAAHVADKVAVMNSGNLVAFGTVREALTPETIAQNFRVNGEIYAADTGARALLVHPPEAEWGRSV, encoded by the coding sequence ATGGCTACGTTGGAAGTTCGCGACGTCAGCGTCGCATACGGCGACTTCAACGCCGTAAAGAACGTGTCTTTCCGGGCGAACCCCGGTGAAATTGTTGCGTTGGTCGGCCCGAATGGGTGTGGCAAGTCCTCGCTGTTGAAGTCGATTGTGGGCTTGGGCCACTCGACGGGTGAGGTGCTTATCGACGGCCACGCCTCCTCCTCCATGTCGCGCCGTGAAAAGGTGCGCGCCTTGTCGTATGCCCCGCAGATGGCGGAGATGGACGTAGATTTGACCGTCGCCGAGATCGTTCGCCTCGGCGTGACCGCCGGCCGCGGGCTTTTCGGGCGCGGCAAGCCAGACGACGACGCCCGCGTTTCACATTCCTTGGCGCACGTCAATATGACGGACTACCGCAATCATCGCTGGTCGGAGTTGTCGGGCGGTCAGCGTCAGCGGACGTCGATTGCACGCACGTTGGCGCAGGAATCGTCGGTAGTGCTTCTCGACGAGCCAACGAACCACCTGGATATCGAGCACCAGATGCAGTTGGCGTCCCTGTTGCGCCACATTGCGTCGACGCACGCTAGCGCGATCGTCGTCGTGCTGCATGATTTGGGCCTGGCAGCGCACGTGGCTGACAAAGTTGCCGTCATGAATTCTGGCAATCTGGTGGCCTTCGGCACGGTCCGTGAGGCTTTGACGCCGGAGACCATTGCCCAGAATTTCCGGGTGAACGGCGAAATCTATGCGGCGGATACGGGTGCGCGGGCGTTGCTTGTGCATCCACCAGAGGCCGAGTGGGGGCGTTCGGTGTAG